A genome region from Festucalex cinctus isolate MCC-2025b chromosome 17, RoL_Fcin_1.0, whole genome shotgun sequence includes the following:
- the wdr24 gene encoding GATOR2 complex protein WDR24 isoform X1, with amino-acid sequence MGGHEVDSELLQKLKRNMEKMSRVTTALGSSGGSAAVGGRTMFCHLDAPANAISVCRDATQVVVAGRNIFKIYALEEEQFAEKLNLRVGRKPSLNLSCADVMWHQVEENLLATAATNGAVVTWNLGKPSRNKQDQLFTEHKRTVNKVCFHPTEAYMLLSGSQDGFMKCFDLRKKESVSTFSGQSESVRDVQFSMKDYFTFAASFENGNVQLWDIRRHDRYERMFTAHTGPVFCCDWHPDDRGWLATGGRDKMVKVWDMTTNRAKEIYCVQTIASVARVKWRPERKFHLATCSMMVDHNIYVWDVRRPFIPFATFEEHKDVTTGIVWRHQHDPHFLLSGSKDSTLYQHMFKDATRPVDKANPEGLCFGLFGDLAFAAKESLISGDANRKPYPGGDRRYPIFFFKKPDPTEQFAHVSSALSVFETDLDSNRMDWFVKTAQLYLLGGKPFAELCDHNAKVARELKRPQVSTTWTMLRIMFSDPANITTPGPNHLSKLGTLPLMNSFSMKEMGSGMGNEGRLERNKSDTRPDNIHLEAENISNNNEENEETEGSEGQAEYMFGDAELDDDDLYSMEHDNQTAEEQECTLPQEAFQLRHDILDNPSAPEHLQQDKADSPHVSGNEAEVTCLTPIESFSLISISQPLFTPDLPASFFCPIVREMLGYYAEKGDVQMAVSVLIVLGERIRKEIDDLTQEHWYMSYIDLLQRFELWNVSNEVIKLSTCSAITCLNQTSTTLHINCSNCKRPMNNRGWICDRCRQCASVCAVCHHVVKGLFVWCQGCSHGGHLEHVINWLKSSPHCPAGCGHLCEYT; translated from the exons ATGGGAGGGCATGAAGTGGATTCTGAGCTACTGCAAAAGTTGAAGAG GAACATGGAGAAGATGTCCCGCGTCACCACAGCCCTGGgcagcagcggcggcagcgCCGCCGTCGGCGGTCGAACCATGTTCTGCCACTTGGACGCTCCCGCCAACGCCATCAGCGTGTGCCGCGACGCCACGCAGGTGGTGGTGGCCGGCCGCAACATCTTCAAGATCTACGCGCTGGAGGAGGAGCAGTTCGCGGAGAAGCTGAATCTGCGCGTGGGCCGCAAGCCCTCGCTCAACCTCAGCTGCGCCGACGTCATGTGGCACCAGGTGGAGGAGAACCTGCtggccaccgccgccaccaacGGCGCCGTGGTGACGTGGAACCTGGGCAAGCCGTCCCGCAACAAGCAGGACCAGCTGTTCACCGAGCACAAGCGCACCGTCAACAAGGTGTGCTTCCACCCCACCGAGGCGTACATGTTGCTGAGCGGCTCGCAGGACGGGTTCATGAAATGCTTCGACCTGCGCAAGAAGGAGTCTGTTAGCACGTTCTCAG GTCAGTCGGAGAGTGTGCGGGACGTCCAGTTCAGCATGAAGGATTATTTCACTTTCGCCGCTTCTTTTGAGAACGGAAACGTCCAGCTGTGGGACATTCGACGGCACGACCGCTACGAGCGAATGTTCACCGCCCACACGGGCCCCGTGTTCTGCTGCGACTGGCATCCCGATGACAG GGGCTGGTTGGCCACAGGCGGCCGAGATAAAATGGTGAAGGTGTGGGACATGACCACGAACCGGGCGAAAGAAATCTACTGCGTCCAAACCATCGCCTCGGTGGCGCGAGTCAAGTGGCGCCCGGAGCGCAAGTTCCACCTGGCCACCTGCTCCATGATGGTGGATCACAACATCTACGTGTGGGACGTGCGCCGGCCCTTCATCCCCTTCGCCACCTTCGAGGAGCACAAGGACGTGACCACGGGCATCGTGTGGCGCCACCAGCACGACCCGCACTTCCTGCTCTCGGGCTCCAAGGACAGCACGCTCTACCAGCACATGTTCAAGGACGCCACGCGGCCCGTGGACAAGGCCAACCCCGAGGGCCTGTGCTTCGGTCTGTTCGGCGACCTGGCCTTCGCCGCCAAGGAGAGTCTGATCAGCGGCGACGCCAACAGGAAGCCGTACCCCGGCGGCGACCGCCGCTACCCCATCTTCTTCTTCAAGAAGCCCGACCCGACGGAGCAGTTTGCGCACGTGTCGAGCGCCCTCAGCGTCTTCGAGACCGACCTGGACAGCAATCGCATGGACTGGTTCGTCAAGACGGCGCAACTCTACCTCCTCGGCGGCAAGCCCTTCGCCGAGCTGTGCGACCACAACGCCAAGGTGGCCCGTGAGCTCAAAAGGCCGCAG GTTTCCACAACGTGGACCATGCTGAGGATCATGTTCTCTGACCCAGCAAACATCACCACTCCTGGTCCCAACCACCTCAGTAAACTTGGCACCTTACCGCTAATGAACAG CTTCAGTATGAAGGAGATGGGATCCGGCATGGGCAACGAGGGCAGACTGGAGCGCAACAAAAGCGACACCAGACCGGACAATATCCACTTGGAAGCTGAAAATATCAGCAATAATAATGAAG AAAACGAGGAGACGGAAGGCAGCGAGGGCCAAGCCGAGTACATGTTTGGCGACGCCGAGCTGGATGACGACGATCTTTACTCGATGGAACATGACAACCAAACGG CAGAGGAACAGGAATGCACGCTCCCCCAGGAGGCCTTCCAGCTGCGCCACGACATCCTGGACAACCCGTCGGCACCCGAGCACCTTCAGCAGGACAAGGCGGACTCGCCGCACGTCAGCGGCAACGAGGCCGAGGTCACGTGCCTGACGCCCATCGAGTCCTTCTCGCTCATCTCCATCTCGCAGCCGCTCTTCACGCCCGACCTGCCCGCCAGCTTCTTCTGCCCCATCGTGCGCGAGATGCTGGGCTACTACGCCGAGAAAGGCGACGTGCAGATGGCCGTGTCGGTGCTCATCGTCTTGGGGGAGCGCATCCGGAAAGAGATTGATGACCTGACGCAG GAGCACTGGTACATGTCCTACATCGACCTGCTGCAGCGCTTCGAGTTGTGGAACGTGTCCAACGAGGTGATCAAGTTGAGCACGTGCAGCGCCATCACCTGCCTGAATCAGACCTCCACCACGCTGCACATCAACTGCAGCAACTGCAAGCGGCCCATGAACAACAGGGGCTGGATTTGCGACAG GTGCCGCCAGTGCGCCAGCGTGTGCGCAGTGTGCCACCACGTGGTCAAGGGACTGTTTGTGTGGTGTCAGGGCTGCAGTCACGGCGGCCACCTGGAGCACGTCATCAACTGGCTGAAGAGCAGCCCGCACTGCCCCGCCGGATGCGGACATCTGTGTGAGTACACCTGA
- the c17h8orf33 gene encoding UPF0488 protein C8orf33 homolog, with protein MAAEASGIQDDSSSTLPEVRTLHEQPAQSKTKKKKKSGKKKATGITEAPQETSATEGSQEAESTELSAEEQFKRQLDWCIEQLELGMKLQKATPKQREDASHALKTLRSSKAPLVKKRQVMRTMAGDYRKKMEEEKSKQFKLIQNELTSARVKMKSESSKKSVFHRRAETKEMRAVEENRTPAEVPEAKPKACPETSAFVFTASKEEFRFNFL; from the exons ATGGCAGCGGAGGCGTCAGGAATCCAAGATGACAGTTCATCTACTTTGCCCGAGGTTCGTACACTGCATGAACAGCCTGCACagtcaaaaacaaagaaaaagaagaaatctgGAAAGAAAAAGGCAACTGGTATCACTGAGGCACCTCAAGAGACAAGTGCAACAGAAGGAAGTCAAGAAGCTGAGAGTACAGAGTTG AGTGCAGAAGAGCAGTTTAAAAGGCAACTGGACTGGTGTATCGAGCAGCTGGAACTGGGGATGAAGTTACAGAAGGCCACACCAAAGCAGA GGGAGGACGCATCTCATGCACTCAAAACACTGCGCAGCTCCAAAGCTCCTCTGGTCAAGAAGCGGCAGGTGATGAGGACCATGGCGGGAGACtacaggaaaaaaatggaagaagAGAAGAGCAAGCAGTTCAAACTCATCCAAAATG AACTTACATCCGCTCGGGTCAAAATGAAGTCGGAGTCATCTAAAAAATCAGTTTTTCATCGGAGAGCTGAAACCAAAGAGATGCGGGCCGTGGAGGAGAACCGGACGCCAGCTGAAGTTCCGGAGGCAAAACCGAAGGCTTGTCCAGAAACGTCTGCCTTTGTGTTCACGGCGTCAAAAGAGGAGTTTCGCTTCAACTTTTTATAA
- the h3f3d gene encoding H3 histone, family 3D: MARTKQTARKSTGGKAPRKQLATKAARKSAPSTGGVKKPHRYRPGTVALREIRRYQKSTELLIRKLPFQRLVREIAQDFKTDLRFQSAAIGALQEASEAYLVGLFEDTNLCAIHAKRVTIMPKDIQLARRIRGERA, from the exons ATGGCTCGTACCAAGCAGACCGCTCGTAAATCCACCGGAGGGAAGGCTCCCAGGAAGCAGCTGGCCACTAAGGCCGCCAGGAAGAGCGCGCCATCCACCGGTGGGGTCAAAAAGCCTCACAGATACAG GCCTGGCACCGTCGCCCTGCGTGAGATCCGTCGGTACCAGAAGTCAACGGAGCTGCTCATCAGGAAGCTTCCTTTCCAGCGTCTGGTCAGGGAGATCGCGCAGGACTTCAAGACGGACCTGCGATTCCAGAGCGCTGCCATTGGAGCCCTGCAG GAGGCCAGCGAGGCTTACTTGGTAGGTCTTTTTGAAGATACCAACCTGTGCGCAATCCACGCCAAGAGGGTGACCATCATGCCGAAGGACATCCAACTGGCCAGGCGAATCAGGGGAGAGCGTGcataa
- the uqcc4 gene encoding ubiquinol-cytochrome c reductase complex assembly factor 4, with amino-acid sequence MYATMSHVFTGLTSKTLSRWTSTLIRHTNASTSARAFSMSHHLLAKPNKPEDDQEEVNEEPIRFSTSKASHRVWSVERSLGSEHQRPWWKVFPISAILVAFLLWCVMREETEIDALLETELFQHLPGLLPDEENKKK; translated from the exons atgtATGCGACAATGTCACACGTTTTCACCGGTTTGACAAGCAAAACTCTCAGTCGTTGGACGTCAACGTTAATTCGTCACACTAATGCAAGCACGAG TGCGCGGGCTTTTTCCATGAGCCATCATCTGCTGGCCAAGCCAAATAAACCTGAAGATGACCAGGAGGAGGTGAATGAGGAGCCCATTCGCTTCTCCACCAGCAAGGCCAGTCACAGGGTGTGGAGTGTGGAGCGCTCCCTGGGAAGCGAGCACCAAAGGCCCTGGTGGAAAGTGTTCCCCATCAGTGCCATCTTGGTGGCCTTCCTGCTGTGGTGTGTCATGAGAGAAGAGACGGAAATTGACGCACTGTTGGAGACTGAACTCTTTCAACATTTACCTGGATTGCTCCCAGatgaagaaaacaagaaaaaatga
- the anks3 gene encoding ankyrin repeat and SAM domain-containing protein 3 produces the protein MSELSDEASESEQLGVSLSLWLGESLMSAEELDVPLDLHTACSIGQYDVVAECIKRREVDLNGKNVGGWTPLMYASYIGHDNIANLLLEAGVNVNATTAKGQTPLMLTASCGNESIAYFLLHQGAELEVKDCRGWTALFHCTSTGHQQMVKFLLDNNADANVREPGSGFTPLMEAAASGHEIIVQYLLDHKVKADERNAKGETARALAMLYGYTKIASLIDSRSPRNKAGHFEDLSSSEDSDSAPPRSRASRSRAKGVSIHDGPQAIAKFRVGSAGRTGGTTEPRAATFGNIGEQSDGIRYRDVTSPINELDGQSNSSRDESPFFDHDMPTMRSSSSSSEGLPHVIGWEGSVESNEDSDQCKKSSSRRLTKAHHSKGKSRHGGNDACSHVAASYSGPKDLAEFLEQLGFSKYLPLLEEQDIDLRIFLTLTENDLKEIGITLFGPKRKMTSAIARWHSSARPPSDALEQSYADQLEAEMQEMAIQLHKRCEEVEGLQSQVSQEKELRTVMEGCLIEDKMAWRRVHGELVENHRLTQDMSGTLAKARACRSELLALLNDAQSKSDAAAGFPTNASELVKKLNLYDEELADTLQTVLQSLRRLSAPEKVADSWERP, from the exons atgtcgGAGCTTAGCGACGAGGCAAGCGAGTCCGAGCAGTTGGGCGTCAGTCTCTCCCTATGGCTGGGAGAGTCCCTGATGAGCGCCGAGGAGCTGGACGTCCCTCTGGACTTGCACACCGCTTGCTCCATCGGACAGTACGACGTGGTGGCAGAATGCATCAAAAG GCGTGAGGTGGACCTGAACGGGAAGAACGTGGGAGGATGGACGCCCCTGATGTACGCGTCGTACATTGGCCACGACAACATCGCCAACCTCCTGCTGGAGGCCGGTGTGAACGTCAACGCCACCACGGCTAAAGGACAGACCCCTCTGATGCTGACTGCCAGCTGTGGGAATGAGAGCATCGCCTACTTTCTGCTCCAC CAAGGTGCTGAGTTGGAAGTGAAAGACTGTCGTGGCTGGACGGCTTTGTTCCATTGTACGAGCACAGGTCACCAGCAGATGGTGAAGTTTCTGCTTGATAACAACGCGGATGCAAATGTCAG AGAGCCTGGGTCTGGATTTACTCCCCTGATGGAGGCTGCCGCCTCTGGACACGAAATCATCGTTCAGTACTTGCTCGATCAC AAGGTGAAAGCAGACGAGCGCAACGCCAAAGGAGAGACGGCCCGAGCCCTCGCCATGTTATACGGTTACACCAAAATCGCCAGCCTCATTGACTCGCGCTCGCCGAGGAACAAAGCAG GACACTTTGAAGACCTGAGCTCCTCCGAGGATTCCGACAGCGCCCCGCCGAGGTCGCGAGCGAGCCGCAGCCGAGCCAAAGGCGTCAGCATCCACGACGGGCCCCAGGCCATTGCCAAGTTCCGAGTTGGAAGCGCCGGCCGGACTGGAGGAACCACCG AGCCTCGCGCCGCGACATTCGGCAACATCGGCGAACAGAGCGACGGCATCCGCTATCGCGACGTGACCTCGCCCATCAACGAGCTGGACGGGCAGAGCAACAGCAGCAGAG ACGAGAGTCCGTTCTTCGACCACGACATGCCCACCATGAGGAGCAGCAGTAGTAGCAGCGAAGGTTTGCCTCACGTGATCGGCTGGGAAGGTTCCGTGGAGAGCAACGAG GACTCGGACCAGTGCAAAAAGAGTAGCTCGCGTCGCCTAACCAAAGCTCATCACTCCAAAGGAAAAAGTCGCCACGGCGGCAACGACGCGTGCTCGCATGTTGCCGCATCCTACAGTGGTCCAAAG GATCTGGCCGAATTCCTGGAACAACTCGGCTTCTCGAAGTACTTGCCTTTACTTGAGGAGCAAGACATCGATCTACGTATATTTCTCACCCTGACCGAGAATGACCTCAAGGAGATTGGCATCAC GTTGTTTGGGCCAAAGCGCAAGATGACGTCCGCTATCGCGAGATGGCACAGCAGCGCTCGACCTCCCAGTGACGCACTGGAGCAGTCTTACGCCGACCAGCTGGAGGCCGAGATGCAGGAGATGGCCATTCAGCTGCACAAA CGGTGCGAGGAAGTGGAGGGCCTGCAGAGTCAGGTATCGCAAGAGAAGGAGCTGCGCACGGTGATGGAGGGATGCCTGATCGAGGACAAGATGGCCTGGAGGAGGGTGCATGGCGAGCTGGTGGAGAACCACCGGCTGACCCAGGACATGAGCGGCACCTTGGCCAAGGCCCGAGCGTGTCGCTCGGAACTGCTCGCCTTGTTGAAcgatgctcagagcaaaagcgACGCAG CTGCCGGGTTCCCGACAAACGCGTCCGAGCTTGTGAAGAAACTCAACTTGTACGATGAAGAACTGG CGGACACCTTACAAACGGTGCTTCAGAGTCTGAGGCGACTGAGCGCTCCTGAAAAAGTGGCCGACAGCTGGGAAAGGCCTTAA
- the wdr24 gene encoding GATOR2 complex protein WDR24 isoform X2 — protein sequence MEKMSRVTTALGSSGGSAAVGGRTMFCHLDAPANAISVCRDATQVVVAGRNIFKIYALEEEQFAEKLNLRVGRKPSLNLSCADVMWHQVEENLLATAATNGAVVTWNLGKPSRNKQDQLFTEHKRTVNKVCFHPTEAYMLLSGSQDGFMKCFDLRKKESVSTFSGQSESVRDVQFSMKDYFTFAASFENGNVQLWDIRRHDRYERMFTAHTGPVFCCDWHPDDRGWLATGGRDKMVKVWDMTTNRAKEIYCVQTIASVARVKWRPERKFHLATCSMMVDHNIYVWDVRRPFIPFATFEEHKDVTTGIVWRHQHDPHFLLSGSKDSTLYQHMFKDATRPVDKANPEGLCFGLFGDLAFAAKESLISGDANRKPYPGGDRRYPIFFFKKPDPTEQFAHVSSALSVFETDLDSNRMDWFVKTAQLYLLGGKPFAELCDHNAKVARELKRPQVSTTWTMLRIMFSDPANITTPGPNHLSKLGTLPLMNSFSMKEMGSGMGNEGRLERNKSDTRPDNIHLEAENISNNNEENEETEGSEGQAEYMFGDAELDDDDLYSMEHDNQTAEEQECTLPQEAFQLRHDILDNPSAPEHLQQDKADSPHVSGNEAEVTCLTPIESFSLISISQPLFTPDLPASFFCPIVREMLGYYAEKGDVQMAVSVLIVLGERIRKEIDDLTQEHWYMSYIDLLQRFELWNVSNEVIKLSTCSAITCLNQTSTTLHINCSNCKRPMNNRGWICDRCRQCASVCAVCHHVVKGLFVWCQGCSHGGHLEHVINWLKSSPHCPAGCGHLCEYT from the exons ATGGAGAAGATGTCCCGCGTCACCACAGCCCTGGgcagcagcggcggcagcgCCGCCGTCGGCGGTCGAACCATGTTCTGCCACTTGGACGCTCCCGCCAACGCCATCAGCGTGTGCCGCGACGCCACGCAGGTGGTGGTGGCCGGCCGCAACATCTTCAAGATCTACGCGCTGGAGGAGGAGCAGTTCGCGGAGAAGCTGAATCTGCGCGTGGGCCGCAAGCCCTCGCTCAACCTCAGCTGCGCCGACGTCATGTGGCACCAGGTGGAGGAGAACCTGCtggccaccgccgccaccaacGGCGCCGTGGTGACGTGGAACCTGGGCAAGCCGTCCCGCAACAAGCAGGACCAGCTGTTCACCGAGCACAAGCGCACCGTCAACAAGGTGTGCTTCCACCCCACCGAGGCGTACATGTTGCTGAGCGGCTCGCAGGACGGGTTCATGAAATGCTTCGACCTGCGCAAGAAGGAGTCTGTTAGCACGTTCTCAG GTCAGTCGGAGAGTGTGCGGGACGTCCAGTTCAGCATGAAGGATTATTTCACTTTCGCCGCTTCTTTTGAGAACGGAAACGTCCAGCTGTGGGACATTCGACGGCACGACCGCTACGAGCGAATGTTCACCGCCCACACGGGCCCCGTGTTCTGCTGCGACTGGCATCCCGATGACAG GGGCTGGTTGGCCACAGGCGGCCGAGATAAAATGGTGAAGGTGTGGGACATGACCACGAACCGGGCGAAAGAAATCTACTGCGTCCAAACCATCGCCTCGGTGGCGCGAGTCAAGTGGCGCCCGGAGCGCAAGTTCCACCTGGCCACCTGCTCCATGATGGTGGATCACAACATCTACGTGTGGGACGTGCGCCGGCCCTTCATCCCCTTCGCCACCTTCGAGGAGCACAAGGACGTGACCACGGGCATCGTGTGGCGCCACCAGCACGACCCGCACTTCCTGCTCTCGGGCTCCAAGGACAGCACGCTCTACCAGCACATGTTCAAGGACGCCACGCGGCCCGTGGACAAGGCCAACCCCGAGGGCCTGTGCTTCGGTCTGTTCGGCGACCTGGCCTTCGCCGCCAAGGAGAGTCTGATCAGCGGCGACGCCAACAGGAAGCCGTACCCCGGCGGCGACCGCCGCTACCCCATCTTCTTCTTCAAGAAGCCCGACCCGACGGAGCAGTTTGCGCACGTGTCGAGCGCCCTCAGCGTCTTCGAGACCGACCTGGACAGCAATCGCATGGACTGGTTCGTCAAGACGGCGCAACTCTACCTCCTCGGCGGCAAGCCCTTCGCCGAGCTGTGCGACCACAACGCCAAGGTGGCCCGTGAGCTCAAAAGGCCGCAG GTTTCCACAACGTGGACCATGCTGAGGATCATGTTCTCTGACCCAGCAAACATCACCACTCCTGGTCCCAACCACCTCAGTAAACTTGGCACCTTACCGCTAATGAACAG CTTCAGTATGAAGGAGATGGGATCCGGCATGGGCAACGAGGGCAGACTGGAGCGCAACAAAAGCGACACCAGACCGGACAATATCCACTTGGAAGCTGAAAATATCAGCAATAATAATGAAG AAAACGAGGAGACGGAAGGCAGCGAGGGCCAAGCCGAGTACATGTTTGGCGACGCCGAGCTGGATGACGACGATCTTTACTCGATGGAACATGACAACCAAACGG CAGAGGAACAGGAATGCACGCTCCCCCAGGAGGCCTTCCAGCTGCGCCACGACATCCTGGACAACCCGTCGGCACCCGAGCACCTTCAGCAGGACAAGGCGGACTCGCCGCACGTCAGCGGCAACGAGGCCGAGGTCACGTGCCTGACGCCCATCGAGTCCTTCTCGCTCATCTCCATCTCGCAGCCGCTCTTCACGCCCGACCTGCCCGCCAGCTTCTTCTGCCCCATCGTGCGCGAGATGCTGGGCTACTACGCCGAGAAAGGCGACGTGCAGATGGCCGTGTCGGTGCTCATCGTCTTGGGGGAGCGCATCCGGAAAGAGATTGATGACCTGACGCAG GAGCACTGGTACATGTCCTACATCGACCTGCTGCAGCGCTTCGAGTTGTGGAACGTGTCCAACGAGGTGATCAAGTTGAGCACGTGCAGCGCCATCACCTGCCTGAATCAGACCTCCACCACGCTGCACATCAACTGCAGCAACTGCAAGCGGCCCATGAACAACAGGGGCTGGATTTGCGACAG GTGCCGCCAGTGCGCCAGCGTGTGCGCAGTGTGCCACCACGTGGTCAAGGGACTGTTTGTGTGGTGTCAGGGCTGCAGTCACGGCGGCCACCTGGAGCACGTCATCAACTGGCTGAAGAGCAGCCCGCACTGCCCCGCCGGATGCGGACATCTGTGTGAGTACACCTGA
- the LOC144004749 gene encoding uncharacterized protein LOC144004749, protein MSGLFQCEHPATWRRVDSKYWDVVEAKSKSKKPGKLLHLDKWYQEELPTVISSRGDDKHVTLAEVVKLMEWKLTRGKFRPRLQQLASSNSEDAVAKCSRKAFSLLPDVAAAITELSSLKGVGPATASAVLAAAAPDRAAFMSDEAMESVPGLKPIQYTAKHYKLYLDKMVEMTKRLNQADPQPDWTPQRLERCLWALAVAKQQKLRLLEDLDVKGGSAAMEERVDADHRATKKLKTK, encoded by the exons ATGAGTGGGCTTTTTCAGTGCGAGCATCCAGCCACATGGAGGAGAGTTGACAGTAAATATTGGGATGTTGTGGAAGCCAAAAGCAAGAGCAAAAAACCTGGGAAGCTTCTTCATCTTGACAAGtg GTACCAAGAGGAGCTGCCCACTGTCATCTCAAGCCGAGGTGATGACAAACATGTGACACTTGCAGAGGTGGTCAAGCTGATGGAGTGGAAGCTCACT AGGGGGAAGTTCAGGCCTCGCCTGCAGCAGCTGGCGTCTTCCAACAGCGAGGACGCGGTGGCCAAATGCTCCCGAAAGGCCTTCAGCCTCCTGCCCGACGTGGCTGCGGCCATCACCGAACTCAGCTCGCTGAAAGGAGTCGGTCCGGCCACCGCCTCAG ctgTGTTGGCTGCGGCGGCTCCAGATCGGGCGGCATTCATGTCGGACGAAGCCATGGAAAGCGTGCCAGGCCTCAAACCCATCCAGTATACAGCCAAACACTACAAGCTCTACCTGGACAAGATGGTGGAAATGACCAAAAGACTGAACCAAG CGGACCCTCAGCCTGATTGGACGCCCCAAAGGCTGGAGCGCTGTTTGTGGGCGCTCGCCGTCGCTAAGCAACAGAAGCTCCGGCTTCTTGAGGATCTTGATGTGAAGGGCGGCAGTGCGGCGATGGAAGAGCGTGTGGATGCTGATCACAGAGCAACCAagaaacttaaaacaaaatga
- the chlsn gene encoding protein cholesin — protein sequence MRHASQQRVLNSDADWIFLLRLMAKDKSQQKPPKRKKLPSCDDEVEQTKKSKRKRLKAEEAADQIPDVALAVEEEQKTKVKKRKKKQTTEQTETTKQIQISNPAEGEDNLSPEERRVLERKMKKVLKKKLKAEGLISPKAKEKESGPTSSQQALDYLTCWAHNRAAWKFQKTRQTWLLQNMFDSEQIRDEKFSVLLQYLEGLRGGSRDTTVQKALVLVQESDQAPEDGNVQKRAHRAREVIQMLSE from the exons ATGCGGCATGCTAGTCAGCAGCGTGTGCTAAACTCAGACGCGGACTGGATTTTCTTACTGC GACTCATGGCGAAAGACAAATCACAACAGAAGCCCCCGAAGAGGAAGAAGTTGCCTTCTTGTGACGATGAGGTTGAGCAaaccaaaaaaagcaaaaggaaGAGGTTGAAAGCTGAG GAGGCTGCAGATCAAATTCCAGATGTCGCCCTTGCAGTGGAGGAAGAACAAAAAACCAAAGTCAAGAAGcgcaaaaagaaacaaacaacagaGCAAACAGAGACAACAAAGCAAATTCAG ATTTCAAATCCAGCCGAAGGAGAAGACAACTTGAGCCCGGAGGAGAGGCGGGTCCTGGAGAGGAAGATGAAGAAGGTCCTGAAGAAGAAGCTGAAAGCGGAGGGGCTCATctcgccaaaagccaaagagaaAGAGTCCGGGCCCACTTCGTCCCAGCAGGCTTTGGATTACCTCACCTG CTGGGCTCACAATCGTGCGGCATGGAAGTTTCAGAAGACACGGCAGACGTGGTTACTGCAAAACATGTTTGATTCCGAACAG ATTCGAGACGAGAAGTTCTCGGTGCTGCTGCAGTACCTGGAGGGGCTCCGCGGGGGGTCGAGAGACACCACCGTTCAGAAGGCCCTCGTCCTGGTCCAGGAATCGGACCAAGCGCCTGAGGACGGAAACGTCCAGAAGAGGGCGCACAGAGCCAGAGAAGTCATCCAGATGCTTTCCGAATAA